The Anabaena sp. PCC 7108 region AATTCTCTACGTTTTTGAGAATTAGATATTTGTTGTTTTTTCATTTCTACTTGCTGTATTAACCATTCTTTTTCAGCAGCTTGCAGTGATTCGGAGGAAACTCCTAGTTCTAATGCAATCTCGATAATTTGCTCCTGTGTAAATTCTCCCTCCTGCTTACGAACAAAAGCTTTTTGGAGAATCTGTTGCATTTCTTCTGAACTGTAAGTCATATAAATACCTAGAAGGGTAACAATAGTCAGGTAGATGTCCCTTGCTAAGAATTTTAATTAGTCTCTTGAATTTAAAGAAGTTAGTTTTGCAGCTTTAGCTACATAACCAGTTAAAAAATATTTATCTGTTGTTACGAACTGCTTAGAAATATATTTTATATCGGAAAAAATAATTCATGAAGTAATTGACATCACAAATATAGATTTATTCGGTTTGAATTAATGCTTTGCTTAATATTTTGAAGCTTGTTTAAGCAACAAGCATAGTTCTTCCTTATCAAGATTAATTTTATCAGATTTTTGGATGCCAGTCAATAGCTTTAACTCATAAAATGCGAAAATATTTTCTTTGCTAACTGAGGTTATTGAGAAAGAATCAAATTTAGTACATTTAACTCATGAGAATTTAAAAGATACTTTTCTGTAAAAACTTTATTTCTAATTTCTTCTAAGCTATAACTCCTAAACACTACAAATGGAAATTCTTTGTAATTAGATCCTATTGGTAAAACGTTACCGACAGGGTATAATGAACGAATATATATAGATAAAATATCTTTAAAACGTTGATCTTGTGGTTCTTCTGGTTGATTTTCAAAATATTCTTTCATCACTTCACCACTAATAAATGCAAATAATGGTAAAGCATAATATTGATCTGTATTGTGACTTTTCTGGACAAAGTTCTGTGTTTTTAGAGGTGCATTTCTGAGTCTTTCAACTAATTCTATTGCATCTTTAACTGCATAAGTCAGACTTTCTGGGTAAGTTTTACTTCTACTAATTTTTTTTAGATTTTCCCATAAAACTACATTTGCATATTTTTCAATATCCAATAATCTCATTTGATAAGATTCTTCGATATTTTGACTGGGTACGATTAATAAACCACCGCTAATATAACCTAACTCTAGGGGTTTAAAATCAAGTAATTTATCAAAGGTTTTTGCAGCTTCTAAAAATTTGCTATTGAAATCTTCTCTGAGAGATAAGTAACTTTCTTCTGTAGTTTTTTGTACCACAAAATCACCATCTCTCAAGAGTGCTTCTAGACTAGAATAGGCTTCTTTTAATAATTTATGACTTTTGTTTATATTATATTCTTTTTTCAGTTGATTAATCAGATTTGCAATTTGACTAGAAAATGTTTCCCCAGCAGCTAAAACTGATTTTCCCCCAATGGGAATCAGAATATATTTTTTTCTACCAATTACACCATAACCCTGGATTCTTGTCATGATTGATGCTTTGAGAATTAAAAGGAGATTTAATAAACTCAAAACGCTTTCCTGTAGAGACAGTTGAGGATTATCTTGATAATAAAGGGAACGTTCTGCTAAATAAAAAGTGAGATATTTATCTTGATTATCGATAATATCATTTCCCCTACCTCTGTAAATTACCTGAATAATTTCCATCAAGTTTTTTTCAATTTCAAACTTAGGTATTTCTACTAAGATATGTTTGGCTTTGGGGAAAGATAAACCGCGACTTCCTGAAGCTGTCATGAAAACAACTTTGACATTTTCTTGATATTGTTGAATTTCTTGTTTTTCATGTTCAGATATATTCGCGTGTATTTCTAAATAATTGATATTTTTGGTAAAGTTGTCTTTTCCTAACTCTTCTTGAATTTTCTCAATTATTTCTGTTAATAGGCGTTTATTTTGGATGTAGACTATAAATTGTTCAACGTCTGATTTGTGTAAAAGATTTTGAATATCTTTGAAAATTTCTGATTGCAATTTTTTCTCTAAATTAGAGTTATCTCGTAATTTAGCTTTATTGGTAAATCTACAAGATTCAATAATAATTTGATAGCTGATAGTTAAACTTTTAGCTGGGTATGTGTTAGTATTAATAATGATGCTGGGTAAATTGTTAAATATAAAAGATTCCACCGATAGAGGTTGAATATTTGACTCGGCTTTGCGAAAGAAGACTTTATTAGGTTCAGGGGTAGGGTCTTCTAAATGTTGAAGAATGACATTTTTATCAACTATAGAAGCATCAGCGACAATAATTTTAGTGTTGAAACTATTTTCCGGGGATGCTAATTTATATTCTTTAACTATTTTGTGAATTCCATCTAAAAATTCTACTCCTCCTTCATCTCCAGTAATTTCATCTATCATGATAAATAGATGTTTGATGCGACGAGAAATATTTTGCATTTTTTCTGGGAAAACTTTACCTTCACTTTCCTTATATGCGTCACGGAAGATTTTGGTGAGATGTTTCAAAGTATCCCCATAATCTGTTTTTTTCAATGACTGAGTAGAAGCGGTAGCAATAATCTGGTTATATTGTTCACAACTGATGAGATTATATATAGCTTCACAAATACTATTTAAAACTCCTTTGGTTTTTTGTCCAATATCTTGAAAGGTATCATCAGTAATATGTTCAAGTCTGTCTTTACGTCTAGCTTTTCTTTCCACATTTTCACTGTTGAGAAAATGAACATTTCCCAACCAAAAATCATTCTGATGTTGATTAGACGTATATGCGACTGAATATTGACCACCGTTATCTTGAATTAAGTTACTGTGAGTATTGATAGCAAAAATTCTGTCGTCAATCAATTTTTTATTTTGCTTATCTTTAAATTTTTCGATGATATCGAGGTTGACTTGTTTGCGCGGACTGACATAGAATAAAAGAAAACCTTCATCCTTATATTCTCTGAGAAAATCGACGATAGCGGTAGTTTTCCCGATTCCAGGATTTCCGGTTAAGAAAATGTAGGTATTTTCAGAAAGTAGAGATTTTTGAATTAGTTGATTATGTGCTTGTCGGAAGTTGGGATTTCCGGTTAGATTTAAAGAAGAAATTAACTCTAGAGGAACTGTTGCGACGGAGTTATAAAATTCCGTGATTTTTTCTGTGTAAGGTTGTAAAGTATTGATGGTATCTGGAGTAATTTCTAAAAGTGAATTGACAAATTCGGGAATTTGTTCAAAAGTTATGGAAGCATTACGTTTGATTTGATTTAAAACTCGATGACGTGCGTCGGTAATTTCTTCTTTGTAATCATGAAGTTTATAAATTTGATAGCAAGTTTTGAAAATGTCGAGATTTTCTGCTTGAATAGAGATAGTATTGAAAGAGCGATCACTATATCCCACCGCATTACATACCAACTGTGAGATATCTGGAATCATCGCAGTTTTCTCCAGGAACTGACAGAAGCTATAAATATAACCACCAGCTTGAATTAATTTCGCACTTTCCTTATCTTTAGATTTGAAAGCTGTAAAATATTCCTTTAAACCTGGGGAAAAATCTAAACCTAAAGATTCGGTATCAATTCGCAAACTAGAAAACACACTTTTAGAACGAATATAGTTAACATCTCGTATTAACAAGCGTCGAATAATTTCCACATAATCAATATTTTCGATGTCTTTATCAGTGTGGATCGAAAATACTGACAAATCAAGACATAAAACTCGATAGTTGCGTCGATATTTTAGCAAAATCAAAGTATCTGCGTTAAGGAAATCACCTTTAGCTTGATATGTATCAATATCCTGAGAAGTTGGTTTTAAATTTTTAATCTGGGAAAGAACATTCTTAAACCATTGTTTATCATTAACTTCATAAGTACTAATACTATTATCTCCATTAAACCGACATTGATAATATAAAATCTCTAGATGTCGAAATTTTGGTTTTTCATCACATCCAATAGACTTGAGATATTCCTGGAAGAAGTTTAAACCACATAAAAAACCTTTTTGGACAAAAAATTGACACCAAGTACTAGCTATTTCTCTTTCTAACTTGCTGACCACTTTCCTCTCTATCGTCTTTCTAATTTCCGAAAATTTGAGATTTTTAAGTTCATCATAGTATAAGTTTCCAAACCGATTTTTGATTTGGTTTTTGTGAATATAAGATAAGATTCCAATATTAAATCCGACTTCAAATAATCTTCCTAAATCATCTGCTATTTTTGCTGTCATATTTATTTCCTGTTTGTAATCAGCTTGAGGACTAAAGTCCTGACTACGAACTATTCAAATACGGTTAAGTTAGAGCTACAATTATCCTTAAGTTAACAGTATTGTGAACTATTCTGGTTTTGCGAGTATTTCTTTGATGTAGGTTAAAAATGCTAAAGAGTTAAAATCAGCTTTGACTCGACTATGTTTAAATAGTGCGAGTTGACTAACTGATTCATCTCCAATTAAATTTTGATATGGATCTAATTTTAGTTGAATGTCTTTGGATTTTTCATAACGTGAAAAATGAAATAAAGTTAAACATTGGAGAATTTCATTTTTTAAGTCGCTTTCCTGAGAAAGTAATCCTTCTCTGATATCTTGATCATCTAAAATACCATCATAAATATTTAATAATGTTGCGTAAGACATGACTCCGTTATAATTATTCTCTTTAGAAAGTGCGATTCCATTAAATAAGTTAAAAAAGACTACTGATTGTTTATTAGGATCTTCTGCTAATTCAGTAAGTTCAATGGTATCTTGAATATATAATGATGTTGATTTGATGTTATCCGGTATTTTGACTGCGTAGTATTTATCAAAGAACATAGGATAAATTTTGATGTCATGTCTTTCTTTTTTTAACGCGGTAATTACGTTTTTTGACATAAAAAATAATTCTTCATCTTTTGCGATTTGGGTAATATGTAAGGTGCTGCTGTAGGGAACTTTAGCTATATAAATAAAGTGTCTATATCCTTGTTTATATAATTTGTCTACATTATCAACTACTACTGTGGGATATTCAAACATATTCTCATGATCATCATAGTTTTCTGAGAATGTTTTGAAAAGCTGAAATCTCACACTTTGCGGTTCTATCTGTAAAGTAACAATTTCTCCCATTAGGTTAGATTTTTTTACTTTTTTTCCCCATTTACTATCACTTTCTCGACTAGAAATTACTATAATTGCTAGTTTGTCAAGTTCTTTAAATTCAAAATTATCAGTTTTTAGTAATTTAAATTTTTTGGGTACAACTGAGTATAGAGAACTGAGAACATTAGGAATTTTAAATTTAGCTTTTTCCGCAAAATTAGTAATCACTATTCCCTGTTCATTACTGCGATATCCGTCATTAAATAAGTGAGATAATACAGCAGTCAAAGAAACTATAAATTTTTCTATTGGTGCGTGATCAGTTTTTTCTTTGAGATGTAGTCTCAAAATGGGAATAAATAATTTTGTCTGTTTTGCAAATAAGACGTACAAACAAATATAAGCTAGTAAGCTATATACGATTTTGTAAGTAAATTCTTGATGTGTTTCTAGTTTTTGAGTCTCTAACCGATAGGGAAAAATTATCAGATTACGATGTTGTAAGTTTTTGCTATAAAATTCACTGCATTTTTTATCTTCCATGGGTAAAAACACTACAGGTAAGACCCTAATACCCTTAGGAATATCATATTCCATGTCGAAGGTTTCTTTATCTTCAGTTTCTAAAAAATGAATTTCGCTGATTTTCAAGTTTGCTTTCAGACTGACAAGGTAGTTTGTCTCTGCGTTTGCGGTTCCTAGGTTAATATATTTCAAACAGTCTTTAAAGTTGTCTCGCAAAACTGGTTTAAATACTGTGTCTCTATCGTTAATAGTATTAATGTCATTTTCTAAAATACTATTTTTAACAGAAATATGTAGAGGGTATTCTCTAGTAAAAAATGGAGTTTCTCTTTTAATAAGATTCGTTAAAACTTTTTTGAGTGTATCGATTTTATCCTGAACATTATATAATTTAAAACCCTTTAATAGGTTTCTAAATAATTGTTTTTTGGCTTGATCATCATTACTTTTTAATGTTAACAATACAGTTGCAAGTTTGGTAAGAGGATCATAATCTAACTCATGCTTAGGATTATAATTTTCCGATTTTGGATCTTGACGAGATGCAAATAGGAAATAATACAAAAATGCCAGTTTGAGAACTTTATTCACAAATGTGAATTTTCTTGATTCATCTGCAATTTCTGTTTGATGTTCTTTGCTATCTGGGTTTAACAGATTGAGATTATAATCAAATACACTTTTACCTCCATCATTTTGCACTTTTCCATCAAATTTTAACTTTAAACCAAATATAAATTCTATTTTTTCTCGATTTTGATCTTCTGTTTCTCCTAAATAACCTTCAATGATGGGAATAATAGGTAACATATCATAAGCTTCACTTCGAGAAAACATGGTTTGATAATTAACTGATATTCCTGCATAATTAACTAGATATTCACCATCTGGCTGATTAGTATCATTAATATAATCATCTAGTACTTTTAATCTTCTGATTAAATCTTCTAAATATATTTTACCTTTAAAGTTATCAGCACTCGCATTTTCATTAATGTTGTCTAAGAGAAATTCTAAATATTTAATCTTTACTAGTTTTTTAAGTTTACCTAATGTTTCTTGATTAACTAGATTTTGTAATCGGTAAATATCCGAGTTAGGATTTTCTTTTAAACCATCTAAAACATATTCTAAATCTTCTCTATCGCTGGAATCAGTAAATCTTGCATCAATAAAGTTATTAATACCTATTAATAATGAAGAAGAAAAATCACGAGGCTTTTCCACAGAAATTTTGACTTTATGCGCTTTCAGTAGTTGTCTTTGTTTGCTTTCACTTTTTTTTACTGTTAAGCGCTGTTTTTGCAGGTTTTGATATTTAGGAAAATTATAACTAAAATCTAGTTTAGATGGTTGCTTGGAAATTGATAATGACTCTAAATCTATAGTTAGCTGTTTAATAAATTGAAATCTATCTATTGATATATTTGAGGGATTTTGAGAAATAGCTGCTGTTAAACATTGCTGAGTACAATCAGCAATCTCTGTAATTTGTTCCCGAAATTTATGATAAGAACCAGAACTAAAATTCAGGGTAGCAGTACGTACTGATCTTTCATTTCCTAAAGGATTATATGGTTGGAGGTTAATAACTTCATTAACTACTTGATCAATATTAATTAGTACGCGTTGATTGTCTTTGGAGATATTAAATATTTGTTTTTGCTTTAAGACTTGTAATATTTTCGTTAGTAAATCAGTATAATCCACATTGGCTAAGTCTGGATTTATTGCTATTGTGTTCATCTGCATCCTTAATTGTTGTTTTTAAAATTACAATTACTAGATAATAATGCTTTGCATCTTGACAAGTCAAGACTTAATATTTGTTAAATAATTAGACTGTAACAGTCTAATCTGGCGCAGATATGCTGGCTGATTCTGATTTAAACAAAAAATATAAATAAACTCTGAATAAATCCCTCTTTTAGACGTTTCGCAGTAGACGCAGATTTTTGTATCGTGTCGTTGTTGCTCATAACTTGATACTCAGCAACAATGTTCATTTTGATAAAATTCAGCAAAAACACTTGATATAAATCCCAATATATGAGCTTATGGGTAAGTAGATGGGTCAACACTAGTGGAACTTACGTAAGTTGACAATTGTGGTTTGCAGTCAAACCCCGTAAGCATTTCCAATGTTTTGACCGCACATTTAACCTTAATATCGAAAAACCATGAACACAACTTGGCAAGGAATAACCCAGTTGACAGGAGTTGGTTTGTCGAACAGGGTGCAATATTTTTTAGCACAATCGTCAAGCTTGCAAACTGAAACATCCGAAGTAGGCAAAGGTGTGGCTGAAGTACAAGGAGTAGTTGAGCAACTCATTCAGTTTACCCCCCGGTTATTAGGATCTGCGGCGATTTTATTAATAGGTTGGCTAATTGCCGCGATTATAGCTAAAGCCACCAAAAAAATTCTCGATCACACAAAAATAGATAACCGCATTGCCTCTGGTATCACTGGTGGTCAGGATGTTCCCGAAATAGAGAAATTAATCTCCAGCTTAGTATTTTGGAGCATCATTCTCTTAACAGTTGTAGCTGTTTTACAGAATCTGGGTTTGGAAGTGGCCTCTCGACCACTGAATAGTTTTCTAGACCAAGTCATTGGCTTTTTGCCTAAGGTGGTTGGTGCTGGCATAATTTTAGCTGCGGCTTGGTTTTTAGCCACTATCGTCAAACTCTTTACAGTAAGAGCATTACAGACTTTTAGGCTAGATCAGATTTTACAGCAAGAAACCCAAGATACTACAGATGTCACGAATCAATTATCTCTGACTGAGACTATTGGTAGTGCTTTGTATTGGTTCATTTTCTTACTGTTTCTTGTGCCAGTCCTGGACACTTTAGGGCTACAGCAAGCATTACAACCAGTACAAGCTTTAACTACAGAGATTCTTTCCATTCTGCCCAATATTTTGGCAGCAATGCTCATTGGTGCTGTGGGTTGGTTTTTTGCGAATGTAGTCCGTCGGATTGTTACTAATCTGCTACATACAACAGGTTTTGACAATTTGGGAAGTCGGGTAGGACTGTCTTCAGCTACAGGAGTGCAATCTTTATCAACAATTATTGGGACGATTGTTTACATTCTGATTTTAATTCCTGTTGCGATCGCTAGTTTGAATGCTCTCAAAATTGAGGCCATTTCTGCACCAGCCATCCTCATGCTGCAACAAGTTCTCAATACTTTACCCAGCATTTTCACAGCAGCAGGAATTTTAATTGTTGCCTATTTCTTAGGTAGATTTGCCTCGGATTTAGTCACAAGCATCCTTACCAGTTTAGGTTTTAACAACATTTTCACTGTCCTGGGTTTACCATCACTCAATCGGTCAGCAGCAACTTTAGAAGAACCCATTACACCAACTCGCACCCCCT contains the following coding sequences:
- a CDS encoding 2TM domain-containing protein; this translates as MTYSSEEMQQILQKAFVRKQEGEFTQEQIIEIALELGVSSESLQAAEKEWLIQQVEMKKQQISNSQKRREFKSHLMSFIVINGFLILLNLFTSPSYFWAIYPILGWGLGLLLHGIKTYMSES
- a CDS encoding helicase-related protein; the encoded protein is MTAKIADDLGRLFEVGFNIGILSYIHKNQIKNRFGNLYYDELKNLKFSEIRKTIERKVVSKLEREIASTWCQFFVQKGFLCGLNFFQEYLKSIGCDEKPKFRHLEILYYQCRFNGDNSISTYEVNDKQWFKNVLSQIKNLKPTSQDIDTYQAKGDFLNADTLILLKYRRNYRVLCLDLSVFSIHTDKDIENIDYVEIIRRLLIRDVNYIRSKSVFSSLRIDTESLGLDFSPGLKEYFTAFKSKDKESAKLIQAGGYIYSFCQFLEKTAMIPDISQLVCNAVGYSDRSFNTISIQAENLDIFKTCYQIYKLHDYKEEITDARHRVLNQIKRNASITFEQIPEFVNSLLEITPDTINTLQPYTEKITEFYNSVATVPLELISSLNLTGNPNFRQAHNQLIQKSLLSENTYIFLTGNPGIGKTTAIVDFLREYKDEGFLLFYVSPRKQVNLDIIEKFKDKQNKKLIDDRIFAINTHSNLIQDNGGQYSVAYTSNQHQNDFWLGNVHFLNSENVERKARRKDRLEHITDDTFQDIGQKTKGVLNSICEAIYNLISCEQYNQIIATASTQSLKKTDYGDTLKHLTKIFRDAYKESEGKVFPEKMQNISRRIKHLFIMIDEITGDEGGVEFLDGIHKIVKEYKLASPENSFNTKIIVADASIVDKNVILQHLEDPTPEPNKVFFRKAESNIQPLSVESFIFNNLPSIIINTNTYPAKSLTISYQIIIESCRFTNKAKLRDNSNLEKKLQSEIFKDIQNLLHKSDVEQFIVYIQNKRLLTEIIEKIQEELGKDNFTKNINYLEIHANISEHEKQEIQQYQENVKVVFMTASGSRGLSFPKAKHILVEIPKFEIEKNLMEIIQVIYRGRGNDIIDNQDKYLTFYLAERSLYYQDNPQLSLQESVLSLLNLLLILKASIMTRIQGYGVIGRKKYILIPIGGKSVLAAGETFSSQIANLINQLKKEYNINKSHKLLKEAYSSLEALLRDGDFVVQKTTEESYLSLREDFNSKFLEAAKTFDKLLDFKPLELGYISGGLLIVPSQNIEESYQMRLLDIEKYANVVLWENLKKISRSKTYPESLTYAVKDAIELVERLRNAPLKTQNFVQKSHNTDQYYALPLFAFISGEVMKEYFENQPEEPQDQRFKDILSIYIRSLYPVGNVLPIGSNYKEFPFVVFRSYSLEEIRNKVFTEKYLLNSHELNVLNLILSQ
- a CDS encoding mechanosensitive ion channel yields the protein MNTTWQGITQLTGVGLSNRVQYFLAQSSSLQTETSEVGKGVAEVQGVVEQLIQFTPRLLGSAAILLIGWLIAAIIAKATKKILDHTKIDNRIASGITGGQDVPEIEKLISSLVFWSIILLTVVAVLQNLGLEVASRPLNSFLDQVIGFLPKVVGAGIILAAAWFLATIVKLFTVRALQTFRLDQILQQETQDTTDVTNQLSLTETIGSALYWFIFLLFLVPVLDTLGLQQALQPVQALTTEILSILPNILAAMLIGAVGWFFANVVRRIVTNLLHTTGFDNLGSRVGLSSATGVQSLSTIIGTIVYILILIPVAIASLNALKIEAISAPAILMLQQVLNTLPSIFTAAGILIVAYFLGRFASDLVTSILTSLGFNNIFTVLGLPSLNRSAATLEEPITPTRTPSELAGIIALVGIMLFATVAAVNILNIPALTVLVTGIVIILGRILAGLIVFAVGLFLANLAFTIISSSGNSQSLFLAQVARISIIALVSAMALQQIGIAPDIVNLAFGLLFGAIAVAIALAFGLGGRDVAQEQMREWLTSFKNKE